The DNA sequence tggaTGGTCAGAGCTCTATGTGGCTTGTCTCCCCGGTCGATGTGTTGTCTGTCGGCTCCCCTCCATGGGACCTCTGCTCAGCTGATTCTGGTTACTGTGTCTCCCCTGTGTTTCATCAGCACTCTGGGGGTGACAGGGTCTGGTGTCGCTGCCCCCAGAAGACATCAGGGCTTCAGCGGCAATGGGTGCTTTCACTCTTCTTTATGTGATTCTCTGCACTCTAATgtgctttgttgtttttcattggATTTGAGCGGTGATGAGCAGTACGGACTTTGAAATGAGCAGATGAGACGGGCAGTTCCCCAGTCGAactctcaattcaattccatTTATTGTTCtctagcgcctttcacaacaaggttgctgGAGGAACTCCCCAGTGTCCTTGTGCAAGAACATGAGACGGGTGGCAAATGAGAGGCAACCATCCGGCCCTTTTGTTTGTTATCTGGtgattgatcccaggatctcatcctggCGTTTCTGAGTGGAAGTCAAAGTATCCGTTTACAAAAtatggcttgttccacactcccaccgccCTTGGTGGACAGACGTGCCTCCTGgtcttagttttaaatgcacctccAGTGCGTATACAGCCTCCCCATGGGACAGATGGCTGCTGAGGACTTCTGTGCTCaatgctgtgctgtgcagtgaaATTCCAGGAACGTTTCTGGCCTCCTTCCAGCTCACTTAAACTCCCACACATCCAGCTTATCACTTCTCTTCAGTGCAGCCTAATATCACAGCTGGTGACTCTGCCCTGTAACAAACTCCATGTACAGTTCCCACATTCTCCTGacagatccatccatttttgaaTCTGCCTTATCCAGTCTAGGGTCACGGGGAAGCTGAAGCTTAACACAGtaagcaatgggtacaaggcagggtacaccctggatgggacgccagtccaccacaggacacacacattcCCACCAGGGGCATTTTTCCCATATGCCACTTAATCTACCAGCAAATCCTCCGGAGCGCTGGAAGGGACTTTGGGAAATCCCTGTTCCTTGAGCTCCTGCTCCGCAGTTTCAGAGCCGGGACAGGGAAATGGCATGGCCAAAAGCAAGTGGTAGGGCTTGGAGGGACTCTTTCATTGTGTAAATCCATCCACTTGCCCTGATTGATAACAGACAATCACCTGAGTGaggaagtttttatgtcatGTGAGTCTGATTATCTGTTAGAAAGTTTACTACTGTGAGATGTGTTTGTGAAAGGTTATTTTGATAAAAACctccggagcacctggaggaaacccatgcgaacacgaggagaacatacaaactccacgcagacagcaccctaggAAATGAAGGCAGGGCCCCAGCATTGCAAGGGAGCACTACTCACAACTGAGCCACTGTGCCGCTATCTATTGGCTGATGATCTGGATGAAAGGTGCTTGTAGCGACCCCTAGTGGCTACACTGTCACTGTCATCACACTCCTCAGCGCTCTGGCCCAGGGTGGCCTTGGCCAGGTTTGCAACaggctcacacacacaaaataagaCGAGTGTCCAGCGTTATACTTTGCTAGCAGTCTGTCTAGGAATGCACACTGGAGAGCATATTagcaaacaaaaagacaacatgCGTTCGTTAATTACCTAATTAGCTACTGACCTTTTTTAATGATGAAGAGAAGTGAAGAGAAGCCTGAAGGAGATATAGAGGACTGGGCTGACAGAAAGCTGTCCCACCGACTCGGTGATACATTGCTCATTGTATTACAATTGCACTGCACTGATTCCTGGACAgcgaaactggacacagacagacatcgctgtccagagaggacaggctcagggaCCACAGACTggacagagaaactggacacaggcaaactgggctgtccagaaagGAAAGCTCAATGATCACAGATGggacagaaactggacacaatgtgaggacaggctgtgctcctactgccagcagggagataCACTTTCTACTGCACTATGAGTAACACTCAAGAATTAGACATTCTTcccttaaataaatataatcccagaattcccacagcTGCTAGAATCAGGTCGCTTTCCTATCCCACTGTGACATTGATGAAGACTGTAGTCAGTGTTGGAGACTGTAATGTCTTCTGAGATTTACTGGGGTCTTAAACCCAGTTCCTGGAGGATCTAGTTCTATCTAAATTTGtcctaattatttaattaagtgTTGAAATAAAAGAGTTCCAACTTGACTGCGAGCTGTTTTATAGTTAACTGCTCCTTTAGCAAAGTGATGGGGTTCATATGACCTCTGAAGGTCTGGTCTGTCGTATGTCCTCTGGAGTCAAGGAGAAGTGGCTGGGAGTCTGTTCCTCTTCCTCACCCCCCGGACAGACAGTGGACAAGATCGAAGTCACGGATCACAGTGTTACCTGCTGGGAATGGGGTCACTGGGAAGGAAGGAGGATCagatttgcatttcttttcccaAATTTCTTCTTCCTACCAGCCTTTTCTGAGGACGTCTGCCTTGGTGAGCGAACTGCTACAGAACAAGCCAAACAACTCAGCAGggtaagaagaaaaacaggttttaatCATTGGCTTCACATCAACaaggcttctgaaaaaaaagcattttgttcttACAAAAATTCTATAAAACAACGTGTTACAAAATTGTGCTGCTTGTTACAATACTGGAATACAGCTGCtgtgtagtgtttttttattttttttggggggggggggtcgacCACTGCGAGGTCCAATCAGAGGGTACCCTCCTCACACGCGGGGCTCAAAGACTGACTCGCACACCAGTGCAAACGGGCCAACGGCTGGGCCCGAAAAGGGCAGAGTCTTTGCAAACTCCTGTCCGCTGAGGCTCCTTCACAGTAACATGCACCCAGGtcccctctccctgtctgtgcccCGTCTGAACCACACAGGAAAAGCAATCGATAAGAGGAGATCCTGTGCCGAGGTAGAAGGAAGCTGTGTAAGCTCGAGTCTCTGAGCCCCGCAGTGCAGCACAGGAAGAGCCTGCACCTCCGCACACACGGTCACGGTTCGCTGCCCCGGTCCTGTAGGAACCCCAAATCTTCTGGTCTGCTCTCCATTCGAGATCTTCATCACTGGCTCTGACTGGGGTAGGATTGTAGATTTGCTCTTAGCTCTTACGAGGCCAGATAGGATTTGAAATCTGTATTCTGCACTGTTTTCAGAACTGCCCTCATTGAGCTGTGTTTGCTGAACATGTATATGATTTGAGCTGCAGAAGAAAGGCTCATTGTGGGTATGTCTGATAAAGAACAACTCCCACTGTGGTTGTTTCTGATATACGCACacccactgtgggtgtgtctgatatgCTCACAGTAAATCAGACACCTGTGAACAAACtgaaggaacacgtaaaagaaAAGTCTAGAGGCTCAAGCAGATGAGTGAAGGCAGCAGTGCTGGAGGagcagagctcagctggagtGAAGACCAGCAGGCGGTGCTCCTTCAGGGCCGGAGGCAGGGAACTGCTGCTGTTAAGGAGGTAACTGCACCGTGTGGCAGAGACAGCAGACAACTCTCACACGTCAAGTAAGAGGGCTTCCCAGGTCGCCGCTAGCTGTCACATGGCGTGGAGCCCCTGTTTGTGCCTCATGGGCCCCCCTGCCCCTAGAGCGTAGGACACATAGCTCAGCGTGTCTGAACACTACTGTAAGAATGGGGCTGCAGGGTTTCCATACACAGCACTGTCTCATGCACACCCCCCCGTCCACCCTTCCCTCCCACGAGAATCCCCACCCCCAGGGGCTAGCACAGGGGGTCTTCCCTGGTCCTGGGGAACCCCTCTCAGACCAGCTCTTTCCTAAGTGGACGCTTAATTGCACTAATGAGGTGCCTGATGGGATGCTTTACGAGCGGCTTTTTTTTCTCCGTAAAACTGCAACCGAAATGCACAGGGTCAAAGGTCGACTCGTGACAGGTCACAGACCAAAACCCAAAGAGTTCCGAGGAGAGGAACGGTCTTTGTCCAAAGACACTAGACCTGCACATATTCATCTTCACATGGAGCCACAATGTGCATCTGCGGAGTATTTAATCCATGTGTAACTTGTGTTTCATAGCAGAAGCCAGCGTGTTCGTTGCATTACAAGATGTGTTCATGTCAGCCGATCAGTGTGCAGAACAGGATCAGAATCTAAAATAACACACAGGCATGAAGAGTGCAATCTGACTTGGGGAGAATTCAAACCAATCTCTCACTTGAGTCAAGGACACCCTATTTGCTCGTCACCCTATTTGCACATCAATTAATGATGTATGTGAGAGCTGGATTGAAAACAGTAGGTTTTGGGATCCCCAGGACTGGAGTGAGGAGCCCCTGTGCTAAAGCCCAATGTCCCCCCACCTTCTCCTCCACCCAAGTCCCAGAATACATACAAGTGTTAAAGAAATACAATCAGTGGCTCAGCTctgtgcagcacagagaggaggatGCTGCAGCCGCCAGCCCCTCCCCCTCTGCCTAAGCCCCACCCCTTTCCCTGAAAAGGGGCGGGAACACAAGAGCACCTTAAAGGGGAGTGAACGCCCTCCCCTGCCTCCCAGACACACCAAAACACACAAGTGCAGCCacaaacacacatgcacacacacaaacccgCTCCAGCTGGGACCCTGTGCCCCTTTGCCCTAcaaactttgttttctctcagcgAATCCCCCCAGTCCCTTCATCCCAGCCGAAGATCCCCACATTCCTCTTTCCCCAAAAACCCTTTCCTACCCCAGCAGGAATCTGGTCCAGCTGCTCTGTTACAGccaataaataattataaatagattaataaataaaaatcggAGTCCTGCTGTGGTGGGGCATGACACGGACGATCATTGCACTCTGCTCTCTGATAGACAGGTCTTGATCTCTCTGTGTACGCAGTGCGTGTGGTCAGAGGATGGAGTGGAGCTGCTGAGGTTTAAAATGGCACAGACATCATGAGTGGAGCTGTACTCTGGATTCGGGGGTTTAAAGGCTCATGCCCGAGAATCCCAGCAACAGGATCTCAACAAATATTGGACCTTGCAAGGGACCAGTCACCGGGCAAGGGGTGTTCAACCCCTCCTTCCTTAAGAGCCCACCCCCTCATGCAGGTATTCATGATCGTCCCTCAGCCCCCGGTCTCGTCAACGAGCCCAATCCGCAGACGTGGGGCCGCCGCGTTCCAGTGGAGGTTTCAACACCAGCTCCCGCCCCATGCTGCCTCTCCCTCAATGTCACTTCCAAATCTCTGCTTTCTAACCACTGAGGCTGGCAGGTGTTGACAGGGACCAAGAGGATTCGGTGAAATTGTATTCGCAGGAGGAGATTCCCAGAATCTTCCTTCCACATCGTTGGTTTTGAGGGCCAACTCAGACTAAGGAGAAGTGCCTTCCAAGAATCCAGACGAGAGCTCTTTTCCTAAGTCAAGCTGGGCTCCGACTGCACTGCGCTTCCTGGGAATCAGGGCCCAGGAATGAAGGAAAGCTGGGAAATGGTAAAGGGGCAGACAGGCCAGTTCCCATGCTCAGAGATGGGTCTTTCCGAAATCCTTAAGACTTGACATTCGTCATTCCAGCTGGTTTAAGTTCTCCAGCCAGGGTCGCATGATTCACTGTGTGGGTCATGACCTGCTGGTGCACTAGGCAAGTCGAAACATGGGTCAAAAAGATGAAGGCCCTTCATTCTGGGTCTTACCCTTTCTCCTAAACCAGACCTGCTCAGTCTTTATAAACAGGAGCAGAAACGCTTCCTGCTGCTCGTGGTTATGAAGAGCACTCCTGCACCATTGGATCTTGAAAGTCCCATTTTAATGCTAAAACAGCTGACCTTTCAGTCCAAAGACTGAAATGTGCTATTGGAGTGATTAAGTACAGATGGCAAGGCCCAGTGTGTGCaagtgcctgtctgtctcttctGCCTACCTGCCCTGCACTGCACCGGATTTCACTGTTGTTGTTGTAATCAGACTGGTTACAATTCAGTTCACAATCAGTAAGAACTGACAACTGTCCAATTTACAAAGAACAAAGTCATTCTTATTTAATGTTCAGATgctcccccacccccaccccaccaGCAGAATGAAAAATGGACGTCTAGTCATATCTCTTGCTGTGCCTCTGTGTGTCCAGTGCTCTCGTTGGTTTGATCTGCACTCATTCGGTGTATACAGAACTCAGAATGGCCAGCTGTTATTGTCGTGTCCGCCACCCGATTCGCCCACTGGTGGAATCGCCAGCTGTGTGTTTTTTACTTCTACAAGCCCTGTGACTGCACACGGGAGACGTGTGGGAAGACTCCTCTGCCCCACCCACCTTCCAGTTACTCGCCTCTTCAAACAGTAGACAGACCCGACTGTACTGGAGGATCAGTGCTGGCTGGAGGACAGGAGCATCACCTGTTTCAGAGAGCCCTGTCTGACTGACCCCACCCTCTGCTCGGTCGTGTGCCACTACTTGGGAAGCCCCAGTCGTAGtcggctagtgacatgaccACGATCCAGACCCAAACCTGGGATCGCTCAGACAGGTGATTCACTTGTGTGGCCCCTCTGAGCTCTTCCCTACTATTTCAGGGGCGGTAAAACAGGATGCCACTCAACTGGCAGTCACAAAGCATACGAGTCCTGTGAATTTGGAGAAAACAAAGGTGCAGAAGGCTGAAAAGGCTCACACCTCGTTTTGAGAAAGCAGCAGCTCCCTTTTCTACCACTAGAGGTCACCACGCCACTGTTTTACTCGGGCCTCACTTTCACCGTTCGGACGGGAAGGAATGGCATGTTGCATGCCTGTCAGACAGAAAGGGTGATTTCGACTGCTGCTTGgggagaaatgaagaaatccaatTGTACTGAGCCTTATTACAACACAGGACAAGGCAACTTCCTGCGGTGGCTGGCAACAGTGTCCTTGGTCTCGCCACGCCAAGTTCACAGCTCAGCCATGATCACCTCAGCTCCACCAAGCAGGAAGTGCCCTGGTCTTGTCAAATACCGGCACTTAAACCGGACCACAAAAATACAGACAGCTCCTTCTCCTACAGGCTTTTTGTCTGGTGACAAGAAAAGAAGGCGACTCTTGGACCGAGATCACAGTGTTATAGGCAGGTAGACTGGGGAGAAGTAAGACCGAAAATGAAGAGCCCTGGCTATAGTTCAGAAACACTGACAGCGGGTGTTATCAGACTGTTTGGACACAGTGTTGATCAGGATGAAGGGCACAGTTAGGCCCTACCACCACAAGGGGGCACCCAGGAGAAACAGTGAGCAGGCAAAAGGGAGGATAAGAGTGGACTGTACTGTGGGTGGCCCAGCTCCTGTCGCTTTCACCCGGCTGCCCGAGTTCTGGTGCTGGTTGGGCCGGGTCCACTTGGGCCTGTCACGTGTGCGGGGGGGTTTGCTCTGGCCGGGATCAGTGCGAGGGGGCTTGCCATAGTTGTAGGTGTTGGGCCCATAACCAGGCCAATCCTCACTGTACCGCTCTCCCGTTCCAGAACCACTGCCATCCTCACCTGGAGAGAGATAGGACAGAAAGTCAGAGGGAGTTCTGTGTGCTGGGCTGTCTCATTGTACCGTTCAACTTCACTGTGCTGGTCTGAGTGCTGGTCTGTCTCACTGGGCTGGTCTGTTTCACTGGCAGTGGGTATCACTTACTGGAGTCCTGGAAGTCAGAGTCATGGCCGCTCTGGGCCTGTCTGAGTCGGTTGGTGGCCACGCGCAGCTCCATGATCTGCTGCCGAGTCTTCACATCAGGGCGAGCGATGTCCACTTCCACTTCCGGGTTGTTGATCTGGTTGACAAGGCCATCCCCAGTCACGTCGGGCAGATACCTGAAGATACACGCAAGTAACACCTCTGTATACACACTGCGTCCTGCACATTATCATCATGAAACCACTGCACACATGTATGCACACAGTACCAGGGGATGTGGGTGTGGCCTCAGGTACTCAGACACACCCACTCAGTGCTTCCAGTAGCAGCCAATCACAGGCGTCACAGGCAGTTTCAGGGGCGGGCTCTTTGTTCCAACTGGCTAACCACATACGGGCCCCTCACATGGGATACAGAAGGTATTGTTGCATCGATGACGGCCTCAGTTAATTAACTCAGAGAGTCTTCCCACCCTCATTTCCTTCTCCCTATCCCCCATCTCCTGGCCTCCTCCACAGGgccccctcctctcctctcccctcccctgtCCCAGCTCTCACCGGCCCCTCCCCTGTCCATTCCAGCACTTCTCCTCATTGGTGACGTCGGCAGCCATCTTTTCGTCGTTGCAGAGCGTGTGGGGGAGGGTGACCCAGAACCTCTTCATGGGGCGCAGTCGTTCCTTCAGGTCCGCCACCTGGGGGGGCAAGGCAGAGATAATCACTCCTCAACACCAGGGGGCGCCTCCATCAGAGTCTGCTTGCTCTTTTATTACAGCTTTTTGCAGACACGTAACTGTGCAAACCTGCAGGTCTCTACATAATGCCTTCATATCTCTCCTTCCTTTAATCCACCACCCAGCCTGACTCCCCCAGGCCCCTCGCCGTCTCTGCCCCCCACTCCGACTCACCAGTCTGTCCAGGTTGGTGCCTGCCGCAGTGGTAGGTTTCTCCTCGGGGCTGTAGGTCCTGAACCTCCTTTTGCCTTCTTCCCTGCCTGGTGAGCGCCGAGTGCGAGCCGGGGCCGGGCGGGGGCTGCCACAGCCTTGGAAGACCTGGGGGGCAGGGGGCAAAGGTCAACACCATCACAGACACTCCTTCACTGTCCTAATCTCTCTCCCAACCTCTCTCTGTCCACCACCCAGTCCAGACTACGCTGCCCCCTCCATCCTTCTGGATCCAGGCCACCCTGAACCCTCCAGTGTCCCGCGTCCAGACTCAGCCCATCTtccagtttctgtgtctgaACCCTCCAGTGTCCCGCGTCCAGACTCAGCCCATCTTCCAGTTTCTGTGTCTGGACCCCAGTCAGTGTCCCAGTCCTGTCACCTTGGTGGAGGTCTGCACGCTGTTCTCCTGCATAAACATGATGGCCTCAGAGATCTTGATAGCAATAGAGTCGGTGGCCAGTTCCATGTTGAACGGGCCCTCTAGCTTCTCAGCCACTTGCATCAGTGCATCTGAGGAGAAAAGAGAGCTCTCATTAGAGAAAGAGATCACACTTGGCAGCAggtggagggagagagagatcacACAGGGCAGcaggtggagagagagagagatcacacTGGGCAGCAggtggaagg is a window from the Lepisosteus oculatus isolate fLepOcu1 chromosome 3, fLepOcu1.hap2, whole genome shotgun sequence genome containing:
- the gpc2 gene encoding glypican-2, whose amino-acid sequence is MALRLPAPCLLALLLALCRGAAGGRSCSEVRLAYGAKGFSLATAPQTQISGEHLRLCPQDYTCCSSEMEEGLARQSETDFLAAVDETSNFLLTTFTQRHRKFDEFFRELIDVAEKSMNQMFTKTYGRLYTQNAAVFQDLFTELRRYYTGGSVSLGEVLSDFWARLVERVFSLVNPQYQFSDEYLECVSKHAEQLQPFGDLPRKLRIQVSRAFIAARALVQGLATGRDIASKAAKPSPSRECVRALMRMSYCPLCRGLPTLRPCHAFCRNVMKGCLANQADLDAEWNNFIDALMQVAEKLEGPFNMELATDSIAIKISEAIMFMQENSVQTSTKVFQGCGSPRPAPARTRRSPGREEGKRRFRTYSPEEKPTTAAGTNLDRLVADLKERLRPMKRFWVTLPHTLCNDEKMAADVTNEEKCWNGQGRGRYLPDVTGDGLVNQINNPEVEVDIARPDVKTRQQIMELRVATNRLRQAQSGHDSDFQDSSEDGSGSGTGERYSEDWPGYGPNTYNYGKPPRTDPGQSKPPRTRDRPKWTRPNQHQNSGSRVKATGAGPPTVQSTLILPFACSLFLLGAPLWW